CGCCGACCTCCTCTTCAACAACCACACGGTCATCGGCTACCACCTCGGCCAGGCCATGTACCGCGACCCCGGTCGGGTGTTCCAGGCCGTCCCGAAGTTGACCGAGCAACTGGCGAGCGGCGACCTCGAGGTGATCGTGGGGACGAACTTCGACCTCGAAGACGCGGCCGAGGCCCACCAGTACATCGAGGACCGCAAGTCCAGCGGGAAGGTCGTTCTGACGCCCTAGTCCACCAGTAGCATTAGGGGCCATCCGCCCCTAGCCGGGGTGATGACCCGCGAGGCAGTCCGTGCCGGGTTCGCCGAGTTCGTCGAGGACATCGTCGACACCGCCTACGAGGAGTTCGACGTCGTCGCCGTCCTCCGCGGCGAGTCGGGTGCCAGCAGTCGTCTCGTCAGCCAGCTGCTGAAGAACAGCCGGCGGCTCGACCGGACCGTCGTCCGGCCCGAGCTCCGGGACTACCGCCGACGGATCCTCGCGCAGTTCGACCCCATCCTCGACTACGCCGCCGACCCGGACGCCGACTTCGCCGACTACGAAGCCCAGGTCCGCGACACGGACGTCTATCTCACCCATCTCCGACCGGACGTCCGCGGGGACCGCCGGGCGGACGTGGTCCGCACCCAGCTCGACAGGCAGCGACGGCTGGCCGAAGCCGCCCGGCCCCTCGTCGAGTCCCCGGAATCCGAGTTCTGGGCCGCCGCGGTCGACGCCCTGGACCGCGATCGAGCCGCCGAACTGGTCCGGACCCACTTCGCCGTCGGCGCGCCGCTCCGCGAGTTCCCCGACGCCTTCGTCTTCGAGACCGAGATCGATCCGGGCGACGTCTTCGGCGGCCCACTGGTCTCGCGCCTGCCCTCGGTCACCGTCGAGTACACCGACGAAGTCGCCCGCGTCGTGGAGCGAGCGGAACGAGCCGTCGTCGAGTCCACCCTGACGGAACTCGACGAGCGGTTCGCGGAGAACTGAGGCGGGAGATGTTGGCGACGGTTACCAGGACAGCGAGAGATCCCCGCGGCGACCGTCGAGGACCGCGAACCGCTCGTCGCGGCGCTGTTCGAGCCAGTACAGCAACCGCTCGGCCCATGCGAGTTTTCGCCGTTTCGCATCGCTCACTGTCGGGTCGTCGAAATCCCAGCCGACGAACACCAGGTCGGCCGCGCCGAAGTGATCGGCGAGGAAGGCCGCCCGGTCGCCGTCGGTGAACCCGCCGAAGTTCGCGACCGGGCCGACTGGCTCGGCCTGGGTCGTCGGGAGGACCTGTTCACCCTCGAATCGGGGCACCCACTCCCGGACGGCGTCGACGTTGTCCCCGTGGGCGTGGGTCGCCACCGGCACACCGCCGTGGGTCAGCTCTCGTGCCGTCTCGGGGTTCTTGTCGAGGTCGGTGACCATGCAGTCGACGCCGACGCCGGCGTCCACGAGAACGTCGGCGGCCGTCGAGGCGGCCACCACGACGTCGGCCGCTGTGGCCTGACGGGTCTCGTCGGCGAGCGACGGGCCGGCACCCGCGACGGCCACGGTTCGATCCGAGAAGTCGAGTCGCGCGCTGTCGAAGGGGCCGGCCAGTTCGGCCAGCACGTCCCGAGCGCGTTCGTCGGCCCGGCGGTCGTAGCCGAAGTCCGCGAGGACGGCCTCGTAGGCGGGTTCCCAGGTGGAAAACTCCATGCTAGTCGCTCACCGGTTCGGTCCTATATAAATCGAGGTGAGCCGAAGTGGCACAACCTGGTACCCCTACCCGGGTGCCCTTTCGGCCTTCAACCCCCCATTCTGGCGCATCTGGCATAAGTTTTCTCTTCGTCAGACACCTCCATCGCCCGGTCGTGGGCCCGCGAATAAGCACTCGTTACCGGCCGGAAAGGCCTCGCTTAATCGCTCCGAGCGCGGTCGCGACTGCCGCTGGCTCGTCGACCCCGTCGGCGAGTCGATCGAACGCCCCGACGGTCCCAACGAGCAGGACCTTCCCGGCCGCGCCCTCGGTCGCCGTCACGCCGTAGGTCCCGGCTACGTCCCGCAGTCGCTCTCGGTCGTCCGCGGTCAGCCCGGACAGTTCGAAGACCCGGACGGCGGCGTCGTCGGCGTAGGCGGCGTCGACGCCGAGCCGGTCCAGGTGTCGGGCCGCCTCTCCCGGCGTGGTCACGTCGAGTTCTTCGACTTCGGGCGTCCTGACCCGCTCGCGAGCGAAGGCGTCGCCCACGAGGGCGGCGTCCCGCGTCTCGGCGACGTCGTGGGTCCTGACGACGTGGGCACCGCGTTCGACGGCCATCGACGTCGCAGCCAGACTGGCCGGGAGCGCGTCTTCGGTCGATCGGCCGGGGATCTCCCGGAGGAAGTTCTTCCGGTTGATCGAGACCAGCAGGGGGTAGCCGTAGCCACGGAACTCCCGGAGCCGGCGGAAGGTCTCCCGGTCGTCGTCCGTCGTCTTGTCCTCGCTCCAGCCGCCGAAGGCGGGGTCGAGGATCGTCTTGTCCGTAAAGCCGTTCAGTTCGAGGGCGTCGTAGATGTCGTCCACGTCGGCAATGGCTCCGGGCCGCTCCAGATCCGGCGGGCTCGCCATCTTCGCCACGGCCACGTCGTAATCGGCACAGACCTCGGGCATCTCCGGGTCGGCGAAGCCACAGATGTCGTTGACCATGTCGAACCCCCGGGCGAGGGCCGCCTCGGCGACCTCGTTGTATCGCGTCTCGATGGAGAAGACGGCGTCGCCGGAGACACTCTCCATCGCCTCGACGGCGGTGTCGAGCCGGTCGAGTTCCCCCTCGGCGGAGAGGACGTCGAACTTCTTGTTGGCCGACTCGAGGCCGACGTCGACGATGTCGGCCCCCTCGTCGATCAGGGCCTCGTCGACGTACCGGGCGGCCTCGCCGGGGTCGTCGTAGACGCTGGGATCGTAGGGCGACTCGCTGGAGACGTTCAGCACCCCCATGATGCGGGGCGGATGGTCGTCGCCGATGCCCAGCCCGGCCGCGTCTACGTTGCGCATACCCGTTCCAGGGAACCCAGCCGCTAAAACGACGTGATTCGCGGCAGGGTGGGCGCTCTCCTGGGCCGTGACGCTACCGCTTTCGACCCCCTACGCCGCGTCCCGCTGATCGATGCCGGTGATCTCGAACCGCGCACCGCCGGTCGTCCCCTCGGTCACACGAACCGTCCACCCGTGTGCGTTGACGATTTCTTTGACGATGTTGAGCCCGAACCCCGTTCCGTCGTCGTCGGTGGTGTACCCGTGATCGAACACGGCTTCGCGTTCGCCCTCCGGGATGCCGGGGCCGTCGTCCTCCACGTAGAATCCGTCCGACAGCGTACCGACCCGGATCGTCACGTCCCGCCCGCCGTGTTCGATAGCGTTGCGAAAGAGGTTCTCGAACAGTTGCTGGATGCGGCTGGTGTCCACCGAGATCGTTCGGTCGGTGTCGAGGACCAGCTCGGCGTCGCCGGTCTCGACGGTCTGCCAGCAACTCTCGGCGAGTGGCGCGATCTCGACGGGTTCCCTGTCGTCGACCTGTTGCCCGTGACGCGCGATCGCGAGCACGTCCTCGATGAGTTCCTCCATCCGAACCAGTTGCTCCGCCATGACGGCGAGGTCCTCGGAGTCGTCGCCCCGCCGTATCAGTTCGAGCCGCGACTGGGCGACGTTGAGCGGGTTGCGCAAGTCGTGCGTGACGATGCTCGCGAACTGTTCGAGCTGCTCGTTTTTCCGCTCCAGTTCGCGCTCGCGCTGGCGGCGATCCGTGACGTCCTGGAGGATACCGTCGATGTACACCTCGCCGTCCTCCTCCGTCAGGATCGCCGAGAGCGTCACGTCGATCCGCTCCCCCGAGAGCGTCCGTTGTTCGACCTCGAACTCGGTGACGTGCCCGTTCTCGCGAAGCGCTGCCCGCAACGCCTTGCGATCCTCGGGGTCGACGTAGAAGCTCTCGACGGGTTCGGCCAGCAGTTCGTTCTTCGAGTAGGCGCCGTAGATCGACACGAGACTGGCGTTCACTTCGACGAACTCGCCGTCCGGTTCGGCAGTCGTCCGATAGACGCCGACGGGCAGGTTCTCGATGATTCGCTCGTAGTCCTGGAGCCGCTGTTGGTAGGCTTTCCGCTGGGTCACGTCGGTGTTGATCGCGACGAACCCGTCGATGGTAGCCGACTCGTCTTCGATCGGGGCGATCGTCTGCTCGATGACGTACCGATAGCCGTCGCTGCGCTCGTTGATCACCTCTCCCCGCCAGACGTCCCCCGAGAGGATCGTTTTCCAGAGGCAGCCGTAGAACTCCCGACTGTGTTCGCCGGAGTTGAGGATGTTGGGGTTCTCTCCGACCGCCTCCATCCGAGAATACCCCGTCGATTCCTCGAACGCGGGGTTCGCGTACTCGATAGTGCCATCGGTATCGGTGATGTAGATCGCGTGACCGGCCTGTTCGACGGCCTGCCGGAACCGGCGGAG
Above is a genomic segment from Halorientalis sp. LT38 containing:
- a CDS encoding 6-hydroxymethylpterin diphosphokinase MptE-like protein, which translates into the protein MEFSTWEPAYEAVLADFGYDRRADERARDVLAELAGPFDSARLDFSDRTVAVAGAGPSLADETRQATAADVVVAASTAADVLVDAGVGVDCMVTDLDKNPETARELTHGGVPVATHAHGDNVDAVREWVPRFEGEQVLPTTQAEPVGPVANFGGFTDGDRAAFLADHFGAADLVFVGWDFDDPTVSDAKRRKLAWAERLLYWLEQRRDERFAVLDGRRGDLSLSW
- the folP gene encoding dihydropteroate synthase, encoding MRNVDAAGLGIGDDHPPRIMGVLNVSSESPYDPSVYDDPGEAARYVDEALIDEGADIVDVGLESANKKFDVLSAEGELDRLDTAVEAMESVSGDAVFSIETRYNEVAEAALARGFDMVNDICGFADPEMPEVCADYDVAVAKMASPPDLERPGAIADVDDIYDALELNGFTDKTILDPAFGGWSEDKTTDDDRETFRRLREFRGYGYPLLVSINRKNFLREIPGRSTEDALPASLAATSMAVERGAHVVRTHDVAETRDAALVGDAFARERVRTPEVEELDVTTPGEAARHLDRLGVDAAYADDAAVRVFELSGLTADDRERLRDVAGTYGVTATEGAAGKVLLVGTVGAFDRLADGVDEPAAVATALGAIKRGLSGR
- a CDS encoding PAS domain S-box protein, giving the protein MAANTSYDVLYVGSDDRIATGLADSGSLDIVSERTREDALDRLSEKPFDCLVSDAELPDCGVLSIRRDARERVPTLPFVVLVGDDDTDVVADLREDAATEYVLVDAEPDPVATVAKRVGEAIAKGDGGRSADSAELKAALVEEATDAIWVVDESRTVTYANESTARLFGCETAAVIGEDALRAVDPVDTESVRDLFDTSLANPDRTVMGEFRVRPADAAQRWVECRCRNRVSDAAIQGLVVTLTDVTERKRKERELRRFRQAVEQAGHAIYITDTDGTIEYANPAFEESTGYSRMEAVGENPNILNSGEHSREFYGCLWKTILSGDVWRGEVINERSDGYRYVIEQTIAPIEDESATIDGFVAINTDVTQRKAYQQRLQDYERIIENLPVGVYRTTAEPDGEFVEVNASLVSIYGAYSKNELLAEPVESFYVDPEDRKALRAALRENGHVTEFEVEQRTLSGERIDVTLSAILTEEDGEVYIDGILQDVTDRRQRERELERKNEQLEQFASIVTHDLRNPLNVAQSRLELIRRGDDSEDLAVMAEQLVRMEELIEDVLAIARHGQQVDDREPVEIAPLAESCWQTVETGDAELVLDTDRTISVDTSRIQQLFENLFRNAIEHGGRDVTIRVGTLSDGFYVEDDGPGIPEGEREAVFDHGYTTDDDGTGFGLNIVKEIVNAHGWTVRVTEGTTGGARFEITGIDQRDAA